The Flavobacterium galactosidilyticum nucleotide sequence TAAAATTTTCTGAATAGAATCAAAAAAAATCCCGTCTTCTAGAGAACGGGATTTTGAAAATATTTTTCTGATTATACGCATATATAATTAGATTTCTAATTTTTTTACTAATACACAAGCATTATGTCCTCCAAAACCGAAAGTGTTACTCATAACAACTTTCATGTCTCTTTTTTGAGGTTTGTTGAATGTGAAATTCAATTTAGAATCTATGTTCTCATCATCTGTAAAATGATTGATAGTAGGAGGTACAATACCATGTTTCAACGAAAGAATCGAAGAAATAGTTTCAATAGCTCCAGCAGCTCCAAGTAAATGGCCTGTCATAGATTTAGTTGAATTTAAATTCATCGTGTAAGCATGCTCTCCAAAAACGTGCAATATCGCTTTTGATTCTGCAATATCACCGAGAGGCGTTGATGTTCCATGCATGTTCACTCCATCTACATCAGATGGTTGTAAACCTGCATCTCTCAAACAGTTAATCATAACATTTTTAGCGCCTAATCCTTCAGGATGTGGAGCAGTAATATGATAAGCGTCTGCTGACATACCGCCACCACCTATTTCGCAATAGATTTTAGCACCACGAGCAATAGCATGTTCGTACTCTTCAAGAATTAATGCTCCTGCTCCTTCACCAAGAACAAAACCATCACGGTCTTTATCCATTGGTCTTGAAGCTGTTTTTGGATCGTCATTTCTGGTTGATAAAGCATGCATTGCATTAAAACCACCCATTCCTGCAATCGTTACAGCAGCTTCAGATCCGCCAGTGATCATCGCATCTGCATGGCCTAAACGAATGTAATTGAAAGCGTCTATAATAGCATTAGTTGACGATGCACAAGCTGAAACAGTAGCAAAATTAGGACCTCTAAAACCATATTTTATTGAAATATGCCCGCAAGCAATATCCGAAATCATTTTAGGAATAAAGAAAGGATTGAATTTTGGAGTTCCATCACCTGCGGCGAAGTTTAACATTTCGATTTGAAATGTTTCTAGACCACCAATTCCTGATCCCCAAATAACACCAATTCTATCTTTGTCTAATTTTTCTAAGTTAAAACCAGCATCAACAACTGCTTCGTCAGAGGCAACCATTGCATATTGTGCATAGCGGTCCATTTTTCTTGCTTCTTTTCTATCTAGAAAATTTTCAGCATTAAAATTTTTCAATTCGCAAGCAAAATGAGTTCTAAACTTAGACGCATCAAAATAGGTTATTGGCGCTGCTCCGCTAACGCCATTCATAAGTCCATTCCAATATTCTTGAATATTATTTCCTATAGGTGTAAGAGCGCCTAAACCTGTTACAACAACTCGTCTTAATACCATAAATTCTTTATTTTTGTTATCTTTAAACAAATAAAACCCATGTGTTCTTTGCTGTATTATAGTACAAAAAAGCCATGGGTGTTACAATAAATATAGTTTTTGATTGAATTTCAATCTCGAATTTAATTTTAATACAATAATAATAACACCCAGTTTGTAGCTATTTGAGCAGCTAAAAACCGGGTGCAAAGTTATTATTTTTTAGCTTCCTCGATGTATGAGATAGCTTGACCTACAGTAGCAATGTTTTCTGCTTGATCGTCTGGAATTTGAATGTCAAATTCTTTTTCGAATTCCATAATAAGCTCTACAGTGTCTAATGAGTCAGCTCCTAAATCATTAGTGAAGCTTGCTTCTGTTACAACTTCGTTTTCGTCAACGCCTAATTTGTCTACGATAATCGCTTTTACTCTTGATGCAATGTCTGACATAATCTTTAATTTTAGAATTTAATTTGTTGGCAAAAATAAAAAACTTTATTTGAAAACAACTATTTAGTTAATAAATGTGAGGACTAATGTATAAAATTTATTCTAACAAAGCGGAGGCAATGTTATTTATTTTCGTTTTTTATGCGTTTTTTTGTGCTTTAAAAATAGACTAGATTATGAAAAAAATTGTTGTTTTTGCTTCTGGATCGGGTACAAATGCTGAAAATATCATTCAGTATTTTTCGAAAAATGGAGTTGGAAGTGTTGCGGCTGTTTTTACAAACAAAGCAAATGCCGGTGTGATTGAAAGAGCAAAAAAATATAATGTTCCTGTTGAAATTTTCTCAAAAGAAGATTTAATAGAAGGTAAAGTACTACAAAAACTTAATGACATTGCTGTAGATTGGATTATTTTAGCAGGATTTTTATTAAAATTTCCAGAAAACATTGTCAAAGTGTATCCTAATAGGATCATAAACATTCATCCGGCGTTGTTGCCAAAGTATGGCGGAAAAGGAATGTATGGAATGCACATCCATAAAGCAATTGTTGATAATAAAGAATTAGAAACGGGAATAACTATTCATTACGTAAATGAAAATTATGATGAAGGCGCTATTATTTTTCAGGAGAATGTAGTTTTGTCAGGAAAGGAAACGGCAGAGGATGTTGCGGCAAAAATTCACCTATTAGAACAAGAACATTTTCCAAAAGTGATATTGAGTCTTTTAGAAAAATAGAGTTGAAGTGTTTTGATAGGCCACGGTGCTGTAATCTTTTATTGCAAAACCTTGCAAGTAACAATACTAATTTTAGGTCTTAATTGGCTAATACTATAAAATGGAATACGACGTACATATATACACTGACGGTGCTGCCAAAGGAAATCCAGGAAATGGAGGTTATGGTGTTGTAATGGAATGGGTTGGTAAACCGTATAAAAAGGAGTTCTATGAAGGTTTTCGTAGAACTACTAACAATCGTATGGAATTGCTTGCCGTTATTGTAGGTCTTGAGAAATTAAAAAATCCAAACACAAGGGTTTTAGTGATATCGGATTCGAAGTATGTAGTGGATTCTGTGGTTAAGAAATGGGTTCTTGGTTGGGAGAAAAAGGGTTTTGTAGATCGAAAAAATTCTGATTTATGGAAGCGGTTTCTAATCGTTTATCGCAAGCATAAAGTGGATTTCAAGTGGATCAAAGGACATAACAATCATGTTCAAAATGAAAGATGCGATGAGTTAGCGGTTATGGCTTCGATGCAAAAGCAACTTTCTATTGACGCTTTTTACGAAAAGGAGGAGGCGAAATTGCTGTAAATTTTTCAATATTCTAATTGAAAAATTAGCAAAATTTTACGTTTTAAATCCATTGCAGTTTTATTACTTATAAACTATCTTTGCACCTTAATTCGAAACGTATATAATGAATAAATTATTGATTGTTGGAACTGTAGCTTTCGACGCAATTGAAACTCCTTTTGGAAAAACTGATAAGATTTTAGGTGGTGCAGCTACTTATATTGGATTGTCTGCTTCATTTTTTAATTTACAATCGGCTATAGTTTCTGTAGTTGGAGATGATTTTCCACAAGAATATTTAGATTTATTAACAGCAAGAAATATTGATATTTCTGGTCTTGAAGTTGTCAAGGGAGGGAAAACTTTCTTTTGGAGCGGTCGCTACCATAACGACTTAAATTCAAGAGACACGTTAGATACGCAATTAAACGTTTTGGCAGATTTTCAGCCGAAAGTTCCTCAAGATTATAAAAATTCAGATATAGTGATGTTAGGAAACTTGCATCCTTTAGTGCAAAGTAGCGTTTTGGATCAAATGGAAAAGCAACCAAAATTAGTGGTACTTGACACGATGAACTTCTGGATGGATTGTGCGCTACCGGAATTATTAGAAGTGATCAAGCGTGTAGATGTTATTACAATCAACGATGAAGAAGCGCGTCAGCTTTCTGGTGAATATTCTTTAGTTAAGGCTGCAGCCAAAATTCAGACGATGGGTCCAAAATATGTGGTGATTAAAAAAGGAGAACACGGAGCGCTTTTGTTTCATAACAAAGATGTGTTCTTTGCACCAGCTTTACCATTAGAAGAAGTTTTTGATCCAACTGGAGCTGGAGATACTTTTGCCGGTGGATTCGCTGGGTATATTACACAAAGCGAAAACATTTCATTTGATAATATGAAAAATGCAATTATTCAAGGTTCTAATCTAGCTTCCTTTTGTGTGGAGAAATTTGGAACGGAAAAAATGCTTGATTTAGATAAAAGTGACGTGTTGTCAAGATTGCAACAATTTAAGTCATTGACACAATTTGATATAGAATTATAATGTATGAAAAACCTCGGAAACGGGGTTTTTTTGTTTGCTAAAATAGCAACTAACTGCAGCGAGTCTGATTATTGAAAACAGCATAAATCAGCTCAATTAATACACAGAATAACACAACAATTACAAATAAATACAATGAGTGACGCTTTAAAACATGAATGTGGTATAGCCTTAGTACGACTACTTAAACCGCTTGAATTCTACAAAGAGAAATATGGAACTTCTTTTTACGGAATTCAGAAAATGTATCTTCTTATGGAGAAGCAGCACAATCGCGGACAAGATGGTGCTGGTTTTGCAAGTATAAAATTAGATGTGGAACCAGGAGAGCGTTATATTAGCCGCGTTCGATCGAATGATTCACAACCGATTCAGGATGTTTTTACTCAAATTAATGATAGAATAAACGAAGAAATGACAGCTCATCCTGAATATGCGGATGATGTGGCACTTCAAAAAAAGAAAATTCCATATTTAGGCGAATTGTTTTTAGGACATGTTCGTTACGGAACTTTTGGAAAAAATAGTATTGAGAGCGTACATCCATTTCTACGTCAGAATAACTGGATGCATAGAAACCTGATTCTAGCAGGTAACTTCAATATGACTAATGTGCAAGAACTTTTTCAAAGTTTAATTGAATTAGGGCAGCACCCTAAAGAAATGGCAGACACGGTTACTGTTATGGAAAAAATTGGACATTTTCTAGATGACGCAGTGACTGATTTGTACCAAGATTGTAAAAACGAAGGTTTAAATAAGAGAGATGCTTCGGCTGTGATAGCAGAGCGACTAGATGTAGCACGCATCTTAAGAAGAGCGTCAAAAAACTTAGACGGAGGTTACGCAATGGCCGGTCTTTTAGGTCATGGTGATGCTTTTGTTTTTAGAGATCCTGCAGGAATTCGTCCCGCTTATTTTTATCAGGACGACGAGATAGTGGTGGTTGCTTCTGAAAGACCAGTAATTCAAACTGCTTTTAATGTTCCTTTTGAAAAAATTCAAGAAATTGAGCCAGGAAGTGCCTTGATAATCAAAAAGAATGGAACCATTTCTATGGAAGAAATTCTGACTCCTACAGTTAGAAAATCATGTTCATTCGAGCGTATTTATTTCTCTAGAGGAAGCGATGCCGAAATATATCAAGAAAGAAAAACTCTAGGAAAGTTAATTCTTCCTGCGGTTTTAAAGGCAATAGATAAAGATACAGACAATACTGTTTTTTCGTATATTCCTAATACTGCTGAAACCTCTTTCTACGGAATGGTAGAAGCTGCGCAAGATTTTTTAAATAAAAGAAAGAATAACCATATTCTTAAAAACAGAGATGTTTTAACTAAAGAATCGCTTGAAGAGCTATTAGCTGTAAAAATACGTACTGAAAAAGTAGCAATTAAAGATGCGAAATTAAGAACATTTATTACTGAGGATAGTAGTCGTGATGATTTAGTGGCGCACGTTTATGACGTTACTTACGGTGTTATCAAGCCAACAGATAATTTAGTAATTATCGACGATAGTATTGTGCGTGGAACTACGTTGAAAATGAGTATCATTAAAATGATGGATCGTTTAAACCCTAAACGAATTGTTATTGTTTCATCAGCTCCACAAATTCGTTATCCTGATTGCTATGGAATTGATATGGCTAAAATGGAAGGGTTAATTGCATTTAGAGCAGCACTTGAGCTATTGAAAGAAAGAAATCAATATCATATTGTTGATGAAGTGTATTTGAAATGTAAAGCGCAAGAAAACTTTTTAGATACTGAGGTTGTTAATTATGTTACAGCTATTTATGCGCCATTCAAACCACAAGAAATATCAGATAAAATTGCTGAAATGTTGAGTTCACCTGAAATTAAAGCAGAAGTGAAAATTATTTTTCAAACGGTTGCTAATCTACATATTGCTTGTCCTAAAAATTTAGGAGATTGGTATTTTACAGGTGATTATCCAACACCAGGAGGGAATCGCGTGGTAAATCGTGCATTTATGAATTTTTACGAAGGAAAAGACGCAAGAGCCTATTAAGTTGATAAATGGTGGCTTTTATCGGTTTTATTAGTTGTTTGTCTAATATATTTGGCGATAAACGCCTTCTGTTATAAATTTGATCTACCATAAAATTAGTAGGTTAAGCTTATGGTAGATTTGGGGCAAAAAGGGTGGAAGTAATTCCACCTTTTTTATGGAATACACTCAACGAAAAAGAATCGAAAAAATACCAATATAAAAAAACGGATGAACTTATTAGCTCATCCGTTTTTTATTTTCAGTGATTAGATCTGTGTTATAATTAAAAAAAATCTATTTCTCTAAAGCATATCTTCTAGCTACTTCAGTCCAGTTAATTACATTGAAGAAAGCTTCGATATAATCTGGTCTTCTATTTTGATAATGCAAGTAGTAAGCATGCTCCCAAACATCCATTCCTAAAATTGGAGTTCCGCCACAACCTACACCAGGCATTAATGGATTATCTTGATTAGGTGTTCCGCAAACACTTACTTTTCCGCCTTTATGAGTGCAAAGCCAAGCCCATCCAGAACCAAATTGTGTAGCTCCTGCTTTACTGAAACTTGCTTTAAATTCGTCAAAGGTTCCAAAAGCAGCCTCAATTGCAGCTAATAAATCACCAGTAGGTAATCCGCCACCATTAGGAGCCATAACAGTCCAGAACAAGTTGTGATTGTAAAAACCACCACCGTTGTTTCTAACAGCCATGTTTTTCATGTCAAGATTGATCAAGATGTTTTCAATAGTCTTACCTTCCATATCTGTACCTGCAACTGCAGCGTTCAGATTAGTAGTGTAAGCATTATGATGTTTTGTATGATGGATTTCCATTGTACGAGCATCGATATTTGGTTCTAATGCATCATAAGCATAAGGTAATTGTGGTAATTCAAAAGCCATAATATGATTGTTTAAATTAATGTATAATATTATATTTAGTCAAATTTAGACATTTAAGTTTGGAATTGGAAATTCTAGGGTGTTATAATTTCATTAAATAAAGGGATAAGGAACTCCGTTTTGCTATAAATTGATTGATAATCAGGAGTTTTTAGGGGTTTAATTCTTAATTCCTCGGTGACATAGATGCAGAGTTAGAACGTTATGGATTCGTAAAGTAGTATTGGGTTCTG carries:
- a CDS encoding acyl carrier protein, which gives rise to MSDIASRVKAIIVDKLGVDENEVVTEASFTNDLGADSLDTVELIMEFEKEFDIQIPDDQAENIATVGQAISYIEEAKK
- the rnhA gene encoding ribonuclease HI → MEYDVHIYTDGAAKGNPGNGGYGVVMEWVGKPYKKEFYEGFRRTTNNRMELLAVIVGLEKLKNPNTRVLVISDSKYVVDSVVKKWVLGWEKKGFVDRKNSDLWKRFLIVYRKHKVDFKWIKGHNNHVQNERCDELAVMASMQKQLSIDAFYEKEEAKLL
- the fabF gene encoding beta-ketoacyl-ACP synthase II, which codes for MVLRRVVVTGLGALTPIGNNIQEYWNGLMNGVSGAAPITYFDASKFRTHFACELKNFNAENFLDRKEARKMDRYAQYAMVASDEAVVDAGFNLEKLDKDRIGVIWGSGIGGLETFQIEMLNFAAGDGTPKFNPFFIPKMISDIACGHISIKYGFRGPNFATVSACASSTNAIIDAFNYIRLGHADAMITGGSEAAVTIAGMGGFNAMHALSTRNDDPKTASRPMDKDRDGFVLGEGAGALILEEYEHAIARGAKIYCEIGGGGMSADAYHITAPHPEGLGAKNVMINCLRDAGLQPSDVDGVNMHGTSTPLGDIAESKAILHVFGEHAYTMNLNSTKSMTGHLLGAAGAIETISSILSLKHGIVPPTINHFTDDENIDSKLNFTFNKPQKRDMKVVMSNTFGFGGHNACVLVKKLEI
- a CDS encoding superoxide dismutase, whose translation is MAFELPQLPYAYDALEPNIDARTMEIHHTKHHNAYTTNLNAAVAGTDMEGKTIENILINLDMKNMAVRNNGGGFYNHNLFWTVMAPNGGGLPTGDLLAAIEAAFGTFDEFKASFSKAGATQFGSGWAWLCTHKGGKVSVCGTPNQDNPLMPGVGCGGTPILGMDVWEHAYYLHYQNRRPDYIEAFFNVINWTEVARRYALEK
- a CDS encoding PfkB family carbohydrate kinase, whose protein sequence is MNKLLIVGTVAFDAIETPFGKTDKILGGAATYIGLSASFFNLQSAIVSVVGDDFPQEYLDLLTARNIDISGLEVVKGGKTFFWSGRYHNDLNSRDTLDTQLNVLADFQPKVPQDYKNSDIVMLGNLHPLVQSSVLDQMEKQPKLVVLDTMNFWMDCALPELLEVIKRVDVITINDEEARQLSGEYSLVKAAAKIQTMGPKYVVIKKGEHGALLFHNKDVFFAPALPLEEVFDPTGAGDTFAGGFAGYITQSENISFDNMKNAIIQGSNLASFCVEKFGTEKMLDLDKSDVLSRLQQFKSLTQFDIEL
- a CDS encoding amidophosphoribosyltransferase, translated to MSDALKHECGIALVRLLKPLEFYKEKYGTSFYGIQKMYLLMEKQHNRGQDGAGFASIKLDVEPGERYISRVRSNDSQPIQDVFTQINDRINEEMTAHPEYADDVALQKKKIPYLGELFLGHVRYGTFGKNSIESVHPFLRQNNWMHRNLILAGNFNMTNVQELFQSLIELGQHPKEMADTVTVMEKIGHFLDDAVTDLYQDCKNEGLNKRDASAVIAERLDVARILRRASKNLDGGYAMAGLLGHGDAFVFRDPAGIRPAYFYQDDEIVVVASERPVIQTAFNVPFEKIQEIEPGSALIIKKNGTISMEEILTPTVRKSCSFERIYFSRGSDAEIYQERKTLGKLILPAVLKAIDKDTDNTVFSYIPNTAETSFYGMVEAAQDFLNKRKNNHILKNRDVLTKESLEELLAVKIRTEKVAIKDAKLRTFITEDSSRDDLVAHVYDVTYGVIKPTDNLVIIDDSIVRGTTLKMSIIKMMDRLNPKRIVIVSSAPQIRYPDCYGIDMAKMEGLIAFRAALELLKERNQYHIVDEVYLKCKAQENFLDTEVVNYVTAIYAPFKPQEISDKIAEMLSSPEIKAEVKIIFQTVANLHIACPKNLGDWYFTGDYPTPGGNRVVNRAFMNFYEGKDARAY
- a CDS encoding phosphoribosylglycinamide formyltransferase gives rise to the protein MKKIVVFASGSGTNAENIIQYFSKNGVGSVAAVFTNKANAGVIERAKKYNVPVEIFSKEDLIEGKVLQKLNDIAVDWIILAGFLLKFPENIVKVYPNRIINIHPALLPKYGGKGMYGMHIHKAIVDNKELETGITIHYVNENYDEGAIIFQENVVLSGKETAEDVAAKIHLLEQEHFPKVILSLLEK